Proteins from one Thermodesulfobacteriota bacterium genomic window:
- a CDS encoding DUF3536 domain-containing protein has product MDRCVCIHAHFYQPPRENPWLEVVELQDSAHPYHDWNARITAECYEPNATSRILNGEGRIADIVNNYSRISFNVGPTLLSWLQVHAPEVHSAMVEADRQGRERFSGHGGALAQVYSHLIMPLANSRDKRTQIRWGIADFESRFGRPPEGMWLAETAADLETLDLLAEEGLRFTILAPRQAHRVRPLGGETWEEVGDGIDPRVPYLCRLPSGREIALFFYDGPIAQDLAFGGLLSDGVTFARRLEEAFVQEDPSPQLVHVATDGESYGHHHRGGDMALAYCIHHLEEKESIRLTVYGEFLELYPPEREVEIHEGSSWSCIHGVERWQADCGCNSGGHPGWSQAWRGPLRAAMDWLRDSLAGPYEEAAGALLQDPWAARDRYVEVLLDRSEANVGSFLERHATRELSAEEKVRALRLLELQRHALLMYTSCGWFFDELSGLETVQVLQYAARALQLAREACGVDLEPGYVERLKAAPSNLPELADGAEVFTRYVRPAALDLLRVGAHYAISSAFEDYPETTQIFSYTVRNERQSRTDAGRQRLVVGRALVHSSITWNEAEVSYAVLSLGDHNVLGGVREFLGEEAFAAMAAEVKEPFLRSDVPEVIRVIDRHFGDHTYSLWHLFRDEQRKVLDQIRYTTLEEVEGTLRQIYQKNYPIMNFLQSLGIPLPRALRMSAEFAVSAELVGLFRAEEVDSERLAALLDEVGRWSLEIDRRLLGFVAGQWLTERTEHWARDPARLGELEAADRVLTRLAPAGVELNLRRAQNVFFEVTRRLAGPMAAASGDGREFAADWIEHFRRLGDHLGVRVEP; this is encoded by the coding sequence ATGGACCGCTGCGTCTGCATCCACGCCCACTTCTACCAGCCGCCCCGGGAGAACCCCTGGCTCGAGGTGGTGGAGCTCCAGGACTCGGCCCACCCGTACCATGACTGGAACGCCCGCATCACCGCCGAGTGCTATGAGCCCAACGCCACCTCCCGCATCCTGAACGGGGAGGGCCGCATCGCCGACATCGTGAACAACTACTCGAGGATCAGCTTCAACGTGGGCCCCACCCTCCTGTCCTGGCTCCAGGTCCACGCCCCCGAGGTCCACTCCGCCATGGTCGAGGCCGACCGGCAAGGCCGGGAGCGCTTCTCCGGACACGGGGGGGCGCTGGCCCAGGTGTACAGCCACCTGATCATGCCCCTGGCCAACTCCCGCGACAAGCGCACCCAGATCCGGTGGGGGATCGCCGACTTCGAGAGCCGGTTCGGCCGCCCGCCCGAGGGCATGTGGCTGGCGGAGACCGCCGCGGATCTGGAGACCCTCGACCTCCTGGCCGAGGAGGGGCTTCGGTTCACGATCCTGGCGCCCCGGCAGGCTCACCGCGTGCGCCCACTGGGAGGGGAGACTTGGGAGGAGGTGGGGGACGGGATCGACCCCCGGGTCCCCTACCTGTGTCGCCTCCCGTCGGGCCGCGAGATCGCGCTCTTCTTCTACGACGGGCCCATCGCCCAGGATCTGGCCTTCGGCGGCCTCCTTAGCGACGGGGTCACCTTCGCCCGGCGCCTGGAGGAAGCCTTCGTGCAGGAGGACCCGAGCCCCCAGCTCGTCCACGTGGCCACCGACGGGGAGAGCTACGGCCACCACCACCGGGGCGGCGACATGGCCCTGGCCTACTGCATCCACCATCTGGAAGAGAAGGAGTCGATCCGGCTCACCGTCTACGGGGAGTTCCTGGAGCTCTACCCCCCGGAACGGGAGGTGGAGATCCACGAGGGGAGCTCCTGGAGCTGCATCCACGGCGTGGAGCGCTGGCAGGCCGACTGCGGCTGCAACTCGGGGGGACACCCGGGGTGGAGCCAGGCCTGGCGGGGACCCTTGCGGGCCGCCATGGACTGGCTCCGGGACAGCCTGGCCGGCCCCTACGAGGAGGCGGCCGGCGCCCTCCTACAGGACCCCTGGGCGGCCCGGGACCGATACGTGGAAGTCCTCCTCGACCGCAGCGAAGCCAACGTGGGCTCCTTCCTGGAGCGCCACGCGACCCGGGAGCTCTCCGCCGAGGAGAAGGTGCGGGCGCTGCGCCTCCTGGAGCTCCAGCGACACGCGCTGCTCATGTACACGAGCTGCGGGTGGTTCTTCGACGAGCTCTCGGGGCTCGAGACCGTGCAGGTGCTCCAGTACGCGGCCCGAGCCCTCCAGTTGGCCCGGGAGGCCTGCGGGGTCGACCTGGAGCCCGGGTACGTGGAGCGTCTGAAGGCAGCCCCCAGCAACCTCCCCGAGCTAGCCGACGGCGCCGAGGTCTTCACCCGCTACGTGCGCCCCGCCGCCCTGGACCTGCTCCGGGTGGGCGCCCACTATGCCATCTCGTCGGCCTTCGAGGACTACCCGGAGACGACCCAGATCTTCTCCTATACCGTCCGCAACGAGCGCCAGAGCCGCACCGATGCCGGCAGGCAGCGGCTCGTGGTAGGCCGGGCCCTGGTGCACTCGTCCATCACCTGGAACGAGGCCGAGGTGAGCTATGCCGTGCTCTCCCTGGGGGACCACAACGTCCTCGGGGGAGTACGGGAGTTTCTGGGGGAGGAGGCCTTCGCGGCCATGGCGGCCGAGGTCAAGGAGCCCTTCCTGCGCAGCGACGTGCCGGAGGTCATCCGGGTGATCGACCGCCACTTCGGGGACCATACCTACTCCCTGTGGCACCTCTTCCGGGACGAACAGCGCAAGGTCCTCGACCAGATCCGCTACACCACCCTGGAGGAGGTGGAAGGGACGCTGCGCCAGATCTACCAGAAGAACTACCCCATCATGAACTTCCTCCAGAGCCTCGGGATCCCCCTGCCCAGGGCGCTCCGGATGTCCGCGGAGTTCGCCGTCAGCGCGGAGCTCGTGGGGCTCTTCCGGGCGGAGGAGGTGGATTCGGAGCGCCTGGCCGCCCTCCTCGACGAGGTCGGCCGGTGGTCCCTCGAGATCGACCGCCGACTCCTGGGCTTCGTGGCCGGCCAATGGCTCACGGAGCGCACGGAGCACTGGGCGCGAGACCCGGCCCGTCTCGGAGAGCTCGAGGCGGCGGACCGCGTCCTCACCCGGCTCGCGCCGGCGGGGGTGGAGCTCAACCTGCGCAGGGCGCAGAACGTCTTCTTCGAGGTGACCCGCCGCCTCGCCGGTCCCATGGCCGCCGCCTCGGGAGACGGCCGGGAGTTCGCGGCCGACTGGATCGAACACTTCCGTCGCCTGGGGGACCACCTGGGCGTCCGGGTGGAGCCGTGA
- the treY gene encoding malto-oligosyltrehalose synthase, translating to MRIPSATYRLQLGPGFGFPEVAALLEYLEALGITDLYFSPVFRARPGSAHGYDVLDPTRLNPEFGSPEEFRTLAEEVRLRGLGWLQDIVPNHMAYDGRNPYLADILENGEQSAHRNLFDVDWNPPFESLRGRVLAPLLGSFYGEALERGEIRIVYSEEGFRVTYFDQAFPLGIDSYPDLLAPGVPGLRRALGEDDPDFVRYLGVLYTLRTLASTQELEERGAQVRFIKRLLRELYRGNPEVRRAVDAALAARNGRPGEPESFQGLDRLLSGQGFRLCFWKVATEELNYRRFFSINELISVRVEREEVFRETHALVLDLVRQGIATGLRVDHVDGLYDPGAYLERLRSEAPEAYVVVEKILEPGEELPAAWPVQGTTGYDFLNCVNGIFVDPRSRRAFDRLYASLRGVRESLSNLVYEKKKLLLYHHMAGDLDNLARLLKEISASYRHAIDITLYGLKRALAEVMAAFPVYRTYGGSSWSREADSAYLREAVKRARERCPDLVNELGFLEGFLLLEFPAWLPEPDRERWTHFLKRFQQYTGPLTAKGFEDTVLYVFNRLLALNEVGSSPERFGTPVEEFHTFNRRRLETWPHALSATATHDTKRGEDVRARLAVLSELPEEWSRAVGSWRRLNARLRRGRKGRKLPDRNDEYALYQTLVGAWPFCPEEVPAFRERLRNYLVKAVREAKVHTGWLKPNAEYEEAYVAFAEGALDPGGDFLPEFLPFQRRVAHHGVINSLSQVLLKTACPGVPDFYQGTELWDLSLVDPDNRRPVDYELRRRLLADIRNRFEASPPLLLAHLLTHPEDGGVKLFLAWRGLGVRQEHPALFQEGDYLPLDVEGPYAEHAVAFARRLRGRWALAVAPRLTVGLVGEGAWPLGEAVWGDTRLRLPAGAPATWSDAFTNLPVSGAEELPVGTILQNFPVALLLGAEG from the coding sequence GTGAGGATCCCCTCGGCGACCTACCGGCTGCAGCTCGGGCCGGGCTTCGGATTTCCGGAGGTGGCGGCCCTCCTGGAGTATCTGGAGGCACTGGGGATCACCGACCTCTACTTTTCCCCCGTCTTCCGGGCGCGCCCCGGGAGCGCCCACGGCTACGACGTGCTCGACCCCACCCGGCTCAACCCCGAGTTCGGCAGCCCCGAGGAGTTCCGGACCCTCGCCGAGGAGGTGCGCCTCCGAGGCCTGGGCTGGCTCCAGGACATCGTCCCGAACCACATGGCGTACGACGGCCGAAACCCCTATCTGGCCGACATCCTCGAGAACGGCGAGCAGTCGGCGCACCGGAACCTCTTCGACGTGGACTGGAACCCGCCCTTCGAGAGCCTGCGGGGCCGGGTGCTCGCCCCCCTGCTCGGCTCCTTCTACGGCGAGGCTCTGGAGCGGGGCGAGATCCGGATCGTCTACTCGGAGGAGGGATTCCGGGTGACCTACTTCGACCAGGCATTCCCCCTGGGCATCGACTCGTACCCAGACCTCCTCGCCCCGGGGGTGCCGGGGCTCCGCCGGGCCCTCGGGGAGGACGACCCGGACTTTGTCCGCTACCTGGGGGTCCTCTACACCCTTCGCACCCTGGCCTCTACCCAGGAGTTGGAGGAACGGGGGGCGCAGGTGCGTTTCATCAAGCGGCTGCTCCGCGAGCTCTATCGGGGGAACCCCGAGGTCCGCCGGGCGGTGGACGCAGCCCTCGCGGCACGCAACGGCCGGCCGGGGGAGCCGGAGAGCTTCCAGGGTCTGGACAGGCTTCTCTCCGGTCAGGGGTTCCGGCTGTGCTTCTGGAAGGTGGCCACCGAAGAGCTCAACTACCGGCGGTTCTTCAGCATCAACGAGCTCATCTCGGTGCGGGTGGAGCGCGAAGAGGTGTTTCGGGAAACCCACGCGCTGGTCCTGGACCTGGTTCGGCAGGGCATTGCCACCGGACTCCGGGTGGACCACGTGGACGGCCTGTACGATCCCGGAGCCTACCTGGAGCGGTTGCGCAGCGAGGCCCCCGAGGCCTACGTGGTGGTGGAGAAGATCCTGGAGCCCGGGGAGGAGCTCCCTGCCGCGTGGCCCGTCCAGGGCACCACCGGCTACGACTTCCTCAACTGCGTCAACGGCATCTTCGTCGATCCCCGCAGCCGAAGGGCCTTCGACCGGCTCTACGCCAGCCTCCGCGGGGTGCGGGAGAGCCTCTCAAACCTCGTATACGAGAAGAAGAAGCTCCTCCTCTACCACCACATGGCGGGGGACCTGGACAACCTGGCCCGCCTCCTCAAGGAGATCTCGGCCTCCTACCGCCACGCCATCGACATCACCCTGTACGGCCTCAAGCGGGCCCTGGCGGAGGTGATGGCGGCCTTCCCCGTGTACCGCACCTACGGAGGGAGCTCCTGGTCCCGCGAAGCCGACTCCGCCTACCTTCGGGAAGCCGTGAAGCGAGCGCGGGAGCGGTGCCCCGATCTCGTCAACGAACTGGGCTTCCTCGAGGGCTTCTTGCTCCTGGAGTTTCCGGCCTGGCTCCCGGAGCCCGACCGGGAACGCTGGACCCACTTCCTGAAGCGGTTCCAGCAGTACACCGGGCCGTTGACCGCCAAGGGGTTCGAGGACACGGTGCTCTATGTGTTCAACCGCCTCCTGGCCCTCAACGAGGTGGGCAGCAGCCCGGAGCGGTTCGGAACGCCCGTGGAGGAGTTCCACACCTTCAACCGCCGGCGCCTCGAGACATGGCCCCACGCGCTCAGCGCCACCGCCACCCACGACACCAAGCGGGGCGAGGACGTGCGGGCCCGCCTGGCGGTGCTCTCGGAGCTCCCCGAGGAGTGGTCCCGGGCGGTGGGGAGCTGGCGGCGGCTCAACGCCCGGCTCCGCCGGGGCCGCAAGGGCCGCAAGCTCCCCGACCGCAACGACGAGTACGCCCTCTACCAGACCCTGGTGGGAGCGTGGCCGTTTTGCCCCGAGGAGGTTCCCGCCTTTCGCGAGCGACTGCGCAACTACCTGGTCAAGGCCGTGCGCGAGGCCAAGGTCCACACCGGCTGGCTCAAACCCAACGCCGAGTACGAAGAGGCTTACGTGGCCTTCGCGGAAGGCGCGCTCGACCCCGGAGGTGACTTCCTGCCGGAGTTCCTCCCCTTCCAGCGCCGGGTGGCCCACCACGGCGTGATCAACTCCTTGAGCCAGGTGCTCCTGAAGACCGCCTGCCCGGGGGTTCCGGATTTCTATCAGGGGACCGAGCTCTGGGATCTCTCGCTGGTGGACCCGGACAACCGCCGCCCGGTGGACTACGAGCTTCGCCGGCGCCTCCTTGCCGACATCAGGAACCGCTTCGAGGCAAGCCCGCCACTCCTCTTGGCCCATCTCCTAACCCACCCGGAAGACGGCGGGGTCAAGCTCTTCCTCGCCTGGCGGGGCCTGGGGGTCCGCCAGGAGCACCCCGCTCTGTTTCAGGAGGGGGACTATCTCCCCCTCGACGTGGAGGGCCCCTACGCCGAGCACGCGGTGGCCTTCGCCCGGCGCCTCCGGGGCCGGTGGGCCCTGGCCGTCGCGCCGCGCCTCACCGTCGGCCTGGTGGGGGAAGGCGCTTGGCCCCTGGGGGAAGCCGTGTGGGGAGACACCCGCCTGCGGCTCCCGGCAGGGGCACCGGCCACCTGGTCCGACGCGTTCACGAATCTCCCCGTGTCCGGCGCGGAGGAGCTGCCCGTGGGGACGATTCTGCAAAATTTTCCAGTGGCTCTCCTGCTGGGAGCCGAGGGCTGA
- a CDS encoding glycoside hydrolase 100 family protein: MSDPDERRDPLLCEAHRRSLELLRENATTWGVRACRADPRAERRNYGAVFGRDASICALAMAMSGEPELRDAAERGLRTLARGQAPNGQIPKFVRPETGEADFWYGGCIDASLWWLIALRLGERLGLAPGLGAELRDNAEGAIRWLSCQEHPANGLLQQNEASDWADIMPRSGFVLYSNALWYWVKRLYGLPGAEQTREFANFLFFPFGNVVPSHRRTRLLVHYVRNRAKPSELYLSFVNFSFWGEEGDVFGNLLAVLTGLADSSRAVKIAQALERASVAEPWPVRSVLEPIPRHSPLWRAYMGRHRQNLPHQYHNGGAWPLLGGFWVLLLARLGRTDDARCALARLAEANRVGEWGFYEWFHGLRGEPLGMRGQSWNAAALLLSHEAVRGRLRLWA; the protein is encoded by the coding sequence GTGTCTGACCCCGACGAGCGCCGCGATCCCCTGCTTTGCGAGGCACACCGCCGCTCACTGGAACTCTTGCGGGAGAATGCCACGACCTGGGGCGTGCGCGCGTGTCGGGCCGATCCCCGTGCCGAACGCCGCAACTACGGCGCGGTGTTCGGTCGAGACGCCTCGATCTGCGCCCTGGCCATGGCGATGTCGGGGGAACCCGAGCTCCGGGATGCCGCCGAGCGCGGACTGCGCACGCTGGCTCGCGGCCAGGCGCCCAACGGCCAGATTCCCAAGTTCGTGCGCCCGGAAACGGGGGAAGCGGACTTCTGGTACGGCGGGTGCATCGACGCCTCCCTCTGGTGGCTCATCGCCCTGCGCTTGGGGGAGCGGCTGGGGCTGGCTCCGGGGCTCGGCGCCGAGCTGCGAGACAATGCAGAGGGGGCAATCCGCTGGCTCTCTTGCCAGGAGCATCCCGCCAACGGGCTGCTGCAGCAGAACGAGGCCAGCGACTGGGCCGACATCATGCCTCGGTCGGGCTTCGTGCTCTACTCCAATGCCCTCTGGTACTGGGTGAAGCGCCTCTACGGCCTGCCGGGCGCGGAACAGACCCGGGAGTTCGCCAACTTCCTCTTCTTCCCCTTCGGAAACGTGGTGCCGAGCCACCGCCGCACCCGGCTCCTGGTGCACTACGTGCGCAACCGGGCGAAACCCTCGGAGCTCTACCTGAGCTTCGTGAATTTCTCGTTCTGGGGCGAGGAGGGCGATGTGTTCGGCAACCTCCTGGCGGTCTTGACCGGGCTGGCCGATTCCTCCCGGGCGGTGAAGATCGCGCAGGCGCTGGAGAGGGCGTCCGTGGCCGAGCCGTGGCCCGTGCGCTCCGTGCTCGAGCCCATCCCGAGACACTCCCCCCTGTGGCGCGCCTACATGGGCCGCCACCGCCAGAACCTGCCGCATCAGTACCACAACGGCGGTGCCTGGCCTCTCCTGGGCGGCTTCTGGGTGCTGCTGCTCGCCCGGTTGGGCAGGACGGACGACGCCCGCTGCGCCCTCGCACGCCTGGCCGAGGCCAACCGGGTCGGCGAGTGGGGGTTCTACGAGTGGTTCCACGGGCTCAGGGGGGAGCCCCTGGGGATGCGCGGGCAGTCCTGGAATGCTGCCGCACTTCTCCTCTCCCACGAAGCGGTTCGGGGCCGGCTGCGGCTGTGGGCCTGA